A region of Arabidopsis thaliana chromosome 5, partial sequence DNA encodes the following proteins:
- the ECR1 gene encoding E1 C-terminal related 1: protein MADLDVPPQVPQSKTRDLDKLLLRHGNLVDPGFVPGPGLRDDIRDYVRILVIGAGGLGCELLKDLALSGFRNLEVIDMDRIEVTNLNRQFLFRIEDVGKPKAEVAAKRVMERVSGVEIVPHFSRIEDKEIEFYNDFNIIALGLDSIEARKYINGVACGFLEYNEDDTPKRETIKPMVDGGTEGFKGHARVILPGVTPCFECTIYLFPPQVKFPLCTLAETPRNAAHCIEYAHLIQWETVHRGKTFDPDEPEHMKWVYDEAIRRAELFGIPGVTYSLTQGVVKNIIPAIASTNAIISAACALETLKIVSACSKTLVNYLTYNGGEGLYTEVTKFERDTECLVCGPGILIELDTSVTLSKVLPLALSSHCLFYTTIILIFILTYCFIHAKLSSLLLSPRFSRLGFS from the exons ATGGCTGATCTCGATGTTCCTCCTCAAGTTCCTCAAAGTAAAACTAGAGACCTTGACAAGCTTCTTCTCCGTCATGGGAATCTCGTTGACCCCGGCTTCGTACCCGGACCCGGC CTGAGGGATGACATAAGGGATTATGTGAGAATCTTGGTGATTGGTGCGGGTGGGTTGGGTTGTGAGCTTCTCAAGGATTTAGCTCTTTCTGGTTTTCGTAATCTCGAAGTGATTGATATGGACCGTATTGAGGTTACTAATCTCAATCGCCAGTTCCTGTTCAg GATTGAAGATGTAGGAAAGCCTAAGGCAGAGGTAGCAGCAAAGCGTGTAATGGAGAGAGTGAGTGGAGTAGAGATTGTGCCGCATTTTTCACGTATAGAAGACAAAGAGATTGAGTTTTATAACGATTTTAATATCATTGCTCTTGGTCTTGATTCTATCGAAGCTCGCAAATACATCAATGGGGTAGCTTGTGGGTTTCTTG AGTATAATGAAGATGATACTCCGAAAAGAGAAACGATCAAGCCAATGGTAGATGGGGGAACTGAAGGTTTCAAGGGTCATGCTAGAGTTATCTTGCCTGGAGTTACACCCTGTTTTGAGTGCACTATTTATCTTTTCCCACCTCAAGTGAAGTTTCCGTTGTGCACTCTTGCAGAAACCCCTAGGAATGCAGCTCATTGCATTGAATATGCTCATCTTATTCAGTGGGAAACG GTTCATCGTGGGAAAACCTTTGATCCTGATGAACCAGAACATATGAAGTGGGTTTATGATGAG GCTATCAGGAGAGCTGAGCTTTTTGGAATTCCAGGTGTCACATACTCTCTCACACAA GGTGTGGTTAAAAACATAATACCGGCGATTGCTTCCACCAATGCGATAATATCTGCAGCTTGTGCACTTGAAACCTTGAAGATTGTGTCTGCATGCAGCAAAACACTTGTAAATTATTTGAC GTATAACGGTGGAGAGGGTCTTTACACTGAAGTGACAAAGTTCGAGAGGGACACCGAATGTCTTGTATGTGGTCCGGGCATTCTGATTGAGCTGGACACCTCAGTCACTTTATCAAAGGTCCTTCCTCTCGCATTATCATCTCATTGTCTTTTTTATACCACGATTATCTTGATTTTCATACTCACGTATTGCTTCATTCATGCTAAATTATCTTCTCTATTACTATCTCCTCGCTTTTCCAGGCTTGGTTTTAGCTAA